From Oreochromis niloticus isolate F11D_XX linkage group LG14, O_niloticus_UMD_NMBU, whole genome shotgun sequence, one genomic window encodes:
- the gramd1bb gene encoding GRAM domain-containing protein 1B isoform X17, producing the protein MATSSTASNSNKSTPACSPVLRKRSRSPTPQSQEGENMVEKGSDHSSDKSPSTPEQVVQRTYSVQSARSGGKNSKSHKRLSKYDRLNLIKKSQSWYNHERQHILRVLSPTYKQRNEDFRKLFKQLPDTERLIVDYSCALQRDILLQGRLYLSENWICFYSNIFRWETLLTVRLKDICSMTKEKTARLIPNAIQVCTDTEKHFFTSFGARDRTYMMMFRLWQNALLDKPLCPKELWHFVHQCYGNELGLTSDDEDYVPPDDDFNTMGFSEEIPNEENEINNDNLSKNNVEAKPEGSPPPVQKKLIPNSTIPTPGNHDTITFDLPAEEYADCLPDGDLLAVPLVVEEKNETSGPAGPVPSPSLDFNDNEDIPTELSDSSETHDEGEVQAFHEDLNGRQHINEIYKFSVDKLYDILFTESQFMSDFMEQRRFSDIVYHPWKKEEDGNQTREIMYTISLSNPLAPKTATVTETQTLYKASQESECYIIDAEVITHDVPYHDYFYTLNRYMLTRVAKNKCRLRISTELRYRKQPWGLVKGFIEKNFWSGLEENFRHLELELSKLEEILLETHQLSPKAKVVKNSTVRRKKRPLPHMRSQHLDEALSPVTTPTDEEVIQRIKHVAGSTQTRHQSPEHLPGGFALYSVSKLLLIISFVICLSLVLLVFLNMMLFYKLWMLEYSAQSLTTWQGLRFHESKLPQTQMEWAQLLEAQQRYHDAELQKWREIIKSSVVLLDQMKDSLLNLQRGIGLRDYTSETEEKRSRYH; encoded by the exons ATGGCTACAAGCAG cactgcCAGTAACTCAAACAAGAGCACGCCCGCCTGCTCACCAGTCCTGCGTAAACGCTCGCGCTCTCCCACACCACAGAGCCAGGAGGGTGAGAACATGGTGGAGAAGGGTTCAGACCACTCCTCTGACAAGTCCCCCTCCACGCCTGAGCAGGTTGTCCAGAGAACGTACTCCGTGCAGTCAGCGCGAAGCGGGGGAAAGAACTCAAAG TCTCACAAGCGTCTTTCCAAA TATGACAGGCTAAACCTGATTAAA AAGAGCCAAAGCTGGTACAAC CATGAAAGACAACACATCCTGAGA GTGCTGAGCCCGACATACAAGCAGCGCAATGAGGACTTTAGGAAACTCTTCAAGCAGCTCCCTGACACAGAGAGACTCATTGTGG ACTACTCCTGTGCTCTTCAGCGGGACATTCTCCTGCAGGGACGACTCTACCTCTCTGAGAACTGGATCTGTTTCTATAGCAACATCTTCCGCTGGGAAACGCTG ctGACGGTGCGGCTAAAGGACATCTGCTCAATGACAAAGGAGAAGACTGCCCGGCTCATTCCCAATGCCATCCAGGTCTGCACGGACACTGAGAAG CACTTCTTCACCTCGTTCGGAGCCAGGGACAGGACGTACATGATGATGTTCAGACTGTGGCAGAATGCGCTGCTCGACAAG CCTCTGTGCCCCAAAGAGCTCTGGCACTTTGTTCATCAGTGCTATGGCAACGAGCTCGGCCTGACCAGTGACGACGAGGACTACGTTCCTCCCGATGACGACTTTAACACCATGGG GTTCAGTGAGGAGATTCCCAATGAAGAGAACGAGATCAACAATGACAACTTGTCCAAGAACAACGTAGAAGCCAAGCCTGAAGGGAGCCCTCCTCCTGTACAAAAGAAGCTCATCCCCAACAGCACCATCCCCACCCCTGGCAACCACGATACCATCACA TTTGACCTCCCAGCTGAGGAATATGCAGACTGCCTGCCAGATGGTGATCTGCTGGCTGTCCCTCTGGTGGTGGAGGAGAAGAATGAAACCAGTGGGCCTGCTGGTCCTGTCCCATCACCATCACTGGACTTCAATGACAATGAAGACATCCCCACTGAGCTCAGTGATTCTTCAGAAACACACGACGAGG GAGAAGTACAAGCCTTCCACGAGGATCTCAATGGCAGGCAGCATATCAATGAGATCTACAAGTTCAGTGTGGACAAGCTGTATGACATACTTTTCACAGAGTCTCAGTTCATGAGTGACTTCATGGAGCAGAGGCGATTCTCAG ATATAGTGTACCATCCGTGGAAGAAGGAGGAAGATGGGAACCAGACCAGAGAAATCATGTACACCATCTCTCTGTCCAACCCCCTGGCTCCTAAAACAGCCACAGTCACTGAGACACAG ACTCTGTACAAAGCCAGTCAGGAGAGTGAGTGTTACATCATTGATGCTGAGGTCATCACACACGACGTCCCCTATCATGACTACTTCTACACTCTCAACCGCTACATGCTCACGAGGGTGGCCAAGAACAAGTGTCGGTTACG GATATCAACAGAGCTGCGTTACAGGAAACAGCCATGGGGGCTGGTAAAAGGCTTCATAGAGAAGAACTTCTGGAGTGGGCTTGAAGAAAACTTCCGCCATCTTG agTTGGAGCTGTCCAAACTGGAGGAGATACTCCTGGAGACCCACCAGCTGTCTCCAAAGGCAAAAGTGGTGAAGAACTCCACAGTGAGGCGCAAGAAGAGGCCGCTTCCCCACATGCGCAGCCAGCATCTGGATGAGGCCCTCAGCCCCGTTACCACGCCGACAGATGAGGAAGTGATCCAGAGGATCAAACACGTGGCCGGCTCCACGCAAACGAGACACCAGAGTCCAGAACACCTGCCCGGAGGCTTCGCTCTGTACAGCGTTTCCAAACTGCTGCTCATCATCAGCTTTGT GATCTGTCTCAG CCTGGTCCTGCTTGTGTTCCTCAACATGATGCTTTTCTACAAACTGTGGATGCTGGAGTACTCTGCGCAGTCCTTAACAACCTGGCAAGGTCTGCGGTTTCATGAAAG TAAACTGCCTCAGACGCAGATGGAATGGGCCCAACTCCTGGAGGCACAGCAGCGGTACCACGATGCTGAGCTGCAAAAGTGGAGGGAGATTATCAAGTCATCcgtggtgctgctggaccag ATGAAAGACTCTTTATTGAACCTCCAGAGAGGCATTGGTTTAAGGGACTACACCTCTGAGACTGAGGAGAAGCGGAGTCGCTATCACTGA
- the gramd1bb gene encoding GRAM domain-containing protein 1B isoform X20 translates to MVETNFRTLEKIWFYNVNASAQQEYNCVENRHKSIGGQQNESHKRLSKKSQSWYNVLSPTYKQRNEDFRKLFKQLPDTERLIVDYSCALQRDILLQGRLYLSENWICFYSNIFRWETLLTVRLKDICSMTKEKTARLIPNAIQVCTDTEKHFFTSFGARDRTYMMMFRLWQNALLDKPLCPKELWHFVHQCYGNELGLTSDDEDYVPPDDDFNTMGFSEEIPNEENEINNDNLSKNNVEAKPEGSPPPVQKKLIPNSTIPTPGNHDTITFDLPAEEYADCLPDGDLLAVPLVVEEKNETSGPAGPVPSPSLDFNDNEDIPTELSDSSETHDEGEVQAFHEDLNGRQHINEIYKFSVDKLYDILFTESQFMSDFMEQRRFSDIVYHPWKKEEDGNQTREIMYTISLSNPLAPKTATVTETQTLYKASQESECYIIDAEVITHDVPYHDYFYTLNRYMLTRVAKNKCRLRISTELRYRKQPWGLVKGFIEKNFWSGLEENFRHLELELSKLEEILLETHQLSPKAKVVKNSTVRRKKRPLPHMRSQHLDEALSPVTTPTDEEVIQRIKHVAGSTQTRHQSPEHLPGGFALYSVSKLLLIISFVICLSLVLLVFLNMMLFYKLWMLEYSAQSLTTWQGLRFHESKLPQTQMEWAQLLEAQQRYHDAELQKWREIIKSSVVLLDQMKDSLLNLQRGIGLRDYTSETEEKRSRYH, encoded by the exons ATGGTGGAGACGAATTTCAGGACTCTGGAGAAGATTTGGTTTTATAACGTGAACGCTTCCGCTCAGCAAGAATATAATTGTGTAGAAAACAGACATAAATCAATAGGAGGGCAGCAAAATGAG TCTCACAAGCGTCTTTCCAAA AAGAGCCAAAGCTGGTACAAC GTGCTGAGCCCGACATACAAGCAGCGCAATGAGGACTTTAGGAAACTCTTCAAGCAGCTCCCTGACACAGAGAGACTCATTGTGG ACTACTCCTGTGCTCTTCAGCGGGACATTCTCCTGCAGGGACGACTCTACCTCTCTGAGAACTGGATCTGTTTCTATAGCAACATCTTCCGCTGGGAAACGCTG ctGACGGTGCGGCTAAAGGACATCTGCTCAATGACAAAGGAGAAGACTGCCCGGCTCATTCCCAATGCCATCCAGGTCTGCACGGACACTGAGAAG CACTTCTTCACCTCGTTCGGAGCCAGGGACAGGACGTACATGATGATGTTCAGACTGTGGCAGAATGCGCTGCTCGACAAG CCTCTGTGCCCCAAAGAGCTCTGGCACTTTGTTCATCAGTGCTATGGCAACGAGCTCGGCCTGACCAGTGACGACGAGGACTACGTTCCTCCCGATGACGACTTTAACACCATGGG GTTCAGTGAGGAGATTCCCAATGAAGAGAACGAGATCAACAATGACAACTTGTCCAAGAACAACGTAGAAGCCAAGCCTGAAGGGAGCCCTCCTCCTGTACAAAAGAAGCTCATCCCCAACAGCACCATCCCCACCCCTGGCAACCACGATACCATCACA TTTGACCTCCCAGCTGAGGAATATGCAGACTGCCTGCCAGATGGTGATCTGCTGGCTGTCCCTCTGGTGGTGGAGGAGAAGAATGAAACCAGTGGGCCTGCTGGTCCTGTCCCATCACCATCACTGGACTTCAATGACAATGAAGACATCCCCACTGAGCTCAGTGATTCTTCAGAAACACACGACGAGG GAGAAGTACAAGCCTTCCACGAGGATCTCAATGGCAGGCAGCATATCAATGAGATCTACAAGTTCAGTGTGGACAAGCTGTATGACATACTTTTCACAGAGTCTCAGTTCATGAGTGACTTCATGGAGCAGAGGCGATTCTCAG ATATAGTGTACCATCCGTGGAAGAAGGAGGAAGATGGGAACCAGACCAGAGAAATCATGTACACCATCTCTCTGTCCAACCCCCTGGCTCCTAAAACAGCCACAGTCACTGAGACACAG ACTCTGTACAAAGCCAGTCAGGAGAGTGAGTGTTACATCATTGATGCTGAGGTCATCACACACGACGTCCCCTATCATGACTACTTCTACACTCTCAACCGCTACATGCTCACGAGGGTGGCCAAGAACAAGTGTCGGTTACG GATATCAACAGAGCTGCGTTACAGGAAACAGCCATGGGGGCTGGTAAAAGGCTTCATAGAGAAGAACTTCTGGAGTGGGCTTGAAGAAAACTTCCGCCATCTTG agTTGGAGCTGTCCAAACTGGAGGAGATACTCCTGGAGACCCACCAGCTGTCTCCAAAGGCAAAAGTGGTGAAGAACTCCACAGTGAGGCGCAAGAAGAGGCCGCTTCCCCACATGCGCAGCCAGCATCTGGATGAGGCCCTCAGCCCCGTTACCACGCCGACAGATGAGGAAGTGATCCAGAGGATCAAACACGTGGCCGGCTCCACGCAAACGAGACACCAGAGTCCAGAACACCTGCCCGGAGGCTTCGCTCTGTACAGCGTTTCCAAACTGCTGCTCATCATCAGCTTTGT GATCTGTCTCAG CCTGGTCCTGCTTGTGTTCCTCAACATGATGCTTTTCTACAAACTGTGGATGCTGGAGTACTCTGCGCAGTCCTTAACAACCTGGCAAGGTCTGCGGTTTCATGAAAG TAAACTGCCTCAGACGCAGATGGAATGGGCCCAACTCCTGGAGGCACAGCAGCGGTACCACGATGCTGAGCTGCAAAAGTGGAGGGAGATTATCAAGTCATCcgtggtgctgctggaccag ATGAAAGACTCTTTATTGAACCTCCAGAGAGGCATTGGTTTAAGGGACTACACCTCTGAGACTGAGGAGAAGCGGAGTCGCTATCACTGA
- the gramd1bb gene encoding GRAM domain-containing protein 1B isoform X19, translated as MVETNFRTLEKIWFYNVNASAQQEYNCVENRHKSIGGQQNESHKRLSKYDRLNLIKKSQSWYNVLSPTYKQRNEDFRKLFKQLPDTERLIVDYSCALQRDILLQGRLYLSENWICFYSNIFRWETLLTVRLKDICSMTKEKTARLIPNAIQVCTDTEKHFFTSFGARDRTYMMMFRLWQNALLDKPLCPKELWHFVHQCYGNELGLTSDDEDYVPPDDDFNTMGFSEEIPNEENEINNDNLSKNNVEAKPEGSPPPVQKKLIPNSTIPTPGNHDTITFDLPAEEYADCLPDGDLLAVPLVVEEKNETSGPAGPVPSPSLDFNDNEDIPTELSDSSETHDEGEVQAFHEDLNGRQHINEIYKFSVDKLYDILFTESQFMSDFMEQRRFSDIVYHPWKKEEDGNQTREIMYTISLSNPLAPKTATVTETQTLYKASQESECYIIDAEVITHDVPYHDYFYTLNRYMLTRVAKNKCRLRISTELRYRKQPWGLVKGFIEKNFWSGLEENFRHLELELSKLEEILLETHQLSPKAKVVKNSTVRRKKRPLPHMRSQHLDEALSPVTTPTDEEVIQRIKHVAGSTQTRHQSPEHLPGGFALYSVSKLLLIISFVICLSLVLLVFLNMMLFYKLWMLEYSAQSLTTWQGLRFHESKLPQTQMEWAQLLEAQQRYHDAELQKWREIIKSSVVLLDQMKDSLLNLQRGIGLRDYTSETEEKRSRYH; from the exons ATGGTGGAGACGAATTTCAGGACTCTGGAGAAGATTTGGTTTTATAACGTGAACGCTTCCGCTCAGCAAGAATATAATTGTGTAGAAAACAGACATAAATCAATAGGAGGGCAGCAAAATGAG TCTCACAAGCGTCTTTCCAAA TATGACAGGCTAAACCTGATTAAA AAGAGCCAAAGCTGGTACAAC GTGCTGAGCCCGACATACAAGCAGCGCAATGAGGACTTTAGGAAACTCTTCAAGCAGCTCCCTGACACAGAGAGACTCATTGTGG ACTACTCCTGTGCTCTTCAGCGGGACATTCTCCTGCAGGGACGACTCTACCTCTCTGAGAACTGGATCTGTTTCTATAGCAACATCTTCCGCTGGGAAACGCTG ctGACGGTGCGGCTAAAGGACATCTGCTCAATGACAAAGGAGAAGACTGCCCGGCTCATTCCCAATGCCATCCAGGTCTGCACGGACACTGAGAAG CACTTCTTCACCTCGTTCGGAGCCAGGGACAGGACGTACATGATGATGTTCAGACTGTGGCAGAATGCGCTGCTCGACAAG CCTCTGTGCCCCAAAGAGCTCTGGCACTTTGTTCATCAGTGCTATGGCAACGAGCTCGGCCTGACCAGTGACGACGAGGACTACGTTCCTCCCGATGACGACTTTAACACCATGGG GTTCAGTGAGGAGATTCCCAATGAAGAGAACGAGATCAACAATGACAACTTGTCCAAGAACAACGTAGAAGCCAAGCCTGAAGGGAGCCCTCCTCCTGTACAAAAGAAGCTCATCCCCAACAGCACCATCCCCACCCCTGGCAACCACGATACCATCACA TTTGACCTCCCAGCTGAGGAATATGCAGACTGCCTGCCAGATGGTGATCTGCTGGCTGTCCCTCTGGTGGTGGAGGAGAAGAATGAAACCAGTGGGCCTGCTGGTCCTGTCCCATCACCATCACTGGACTTCAATGACAATGAAGACATCCCCACTGAGCTCAGTGATTCTTCAGAAACACACGACGAGG GAGAAGTACAAGCCTTCCACGAGGATCTCAATGGCAGGCAGCATATCAATGAGATCTACAAGTTCAGTGTGGACAAGCTGTATGACATACTTTTCACAGAGTCTCAGTTCATGAGTGACTTCATGGAGCAGAGGCGATTCTCAG ATATAGTGTACCATCCGTGGAAGAAGGAGGAAGATGGGAACCAGACCAGAGAAATCATGTACACCATCTCTCTGTCCAACCCCCTGGCTCCTAAAACAGCCACAGTCACTGAGACACAG ACTCTGTACAAAGCCAGTCAGGAGAGTGAGTGTTACATCATTGATGCTGAGGTCATCACACACGACGTCCCCTATCATGACTACTTCTACACTCTCAACCGCTACATGCTCACGAGGGTGGCCAAGAACAAGTGTCGGTTACG GATATCAACAGAGCTGCGTTACAGGAAACAGCCATGGGGGCTGGTAAAAGGCTTCATAGAGAAGAACTTCTGGAGTGGGCTTGAAGAAAACTTCCGCCATCTTG agTTGGAGCTGTCCAAACTGGAGGAGATACTCCTGGAGACCCACCAGCTGTCTCCAAAGGCAAAAGTGGTGAAGAACTCCACAGTGAGGCGCAAGAAGAGGCCGCTTCCCCACATGCGCAGCCAGCATCTGGATGAGGCCCTCAGCCCCGTTACCACGCCGACAGATGAGGAAGTGATCCAGAGGATCAAACACGTGGCCGGCTCCACGCAAACGAGACACCAGAGTCCAGAACACCTGCCCGGAGGCTTCGCTCTGTACAGCGTTTCCAAACTGCTGCTCATCATCAGCTTTGT GATCTGTCTCAG CCTGGTCCTGCTTGTGTTCCTCAACATGATGCTTTTCTACAAACTGTGGATGCTGGAGTACTCTGCGCAGTCCTTAACAACCTGGCAAGGTCTGCGGTTTCATGAAAG TAAACTGCCTCAGACGCAGATGGAATGGGCCCAACTCCTGGAGGCACAGCAGCGGTACCACGATGCTGAGCTGCAAAAGTGGAGGGAGATTATCAAGTCATCcgtggtgctgctggaccag ATGAAAGACTCTTTATTGAACCTCCAGAGAGGCATTGGTTTAAGGGACTACACCTCTGAGACTGAGGAGAAGCGGAGTCGCTATCACTGA
- the gramd1bb gene encoding GRAM domain-containing protein 1B isoform X12 produces MVVFECVTVANEGCRCLEGCCEEVLRDRVFHQGTASNSNKSTPACSPVLRKRSRSPTPQSQEGENMVEKGSDHSSDKSPSTPEQVVQRTYSVQSARSGGKNSKSHKRLSKYDRLNLIKKSQSWYNHERQHILRVLSPTYKQRNEDFRKLFKQLPDTERLIVDYSCALQRDILLQGRLYLSENWICFYSNIFRWETLLTVRLKDICSMTKEKTARLIPNAIQVCTDTEKHFFTSFGARDRTYMMMFRLWQNALLDKPLCPKELWHFVHQCYGNELGLTSDDEDYVPPDDDFNTMGFSEEIPNEENEINNDNLSKNNVEAKPEGSPPPVQKKLIPNSTIPTPGNHDTITFDLPAEEYADCLPDGDLLAVPLVVEEKNETSGPAGPVPSPSLDFNDNEDIPTELSDSSETHDEGEVQAFHEDLNGRQHINEIYKFSVDKLYDILFTESQFMSDFMEQRRFSDIVYHPWKKEEDGNQTREIMYTISLSNPLAPKTATVTETQTLYKASQESECYIIDAEVITHDVPYHDYFYTLNRYMLTRVAKNKCRLRISTELRYRKQPWGLVKGFIEKNFWSGLEENFRHLELELSKLEEILLETHQLSPKAKVVKNSTVRRKKRPLPHMRSQHLDEALSPVTTPTDEEVIQRIKHVAGSTQTRHQSPEHLPGGFALYSVSKLLLIISFVICLSLVLLVFLNMMLFYKLWMLEYSAQSLTTWQGLRFHESKLPQTQMEWAQLLEAQQRYHDAELQKWREIIKSSVVLLDQMKDSLLNLQRGIGLRDYTSETEEKRSRYH; encoded by the exons ATGGTGGTGTTTGAGTGTGTGACGGTGGCCAACGAGGGCTGTCGCTGCCTTGAGGGCTGCTGTGAGGAGGTGCTGAGGGACCGTGTCTTTCATCAGGG cactgcCAGTAACTCAAACAAGAGCACGCCCGCCTGCTCACCAGTCCTGCGTAAACGCTCGCGCTCTCCCACACCACAGAGCCAGGAGGGTGAGAACATGGTGGAGAAGGGTTCAGACCACTCCTCTGACAAGTCCCCCTCCACGCCTGAGCAGGTTGTCCAGAGAACGTACTCCGTGCAGTCAGCGCGAAGCGGGGGAAAGAACTCAAAG TCTCACAAGCGTCTTTCCAAA TATGACAGGCTAAACCTGATTAAA AAGAGCCAAAGCTGGTACAAC CATGAAAGACAACACATCCTGAGA GTGCTGAGCCCGACATACAAGCAGCGCAATGAGGACTTTAGGAAACTCTTCAAGCAGCTCCCTGACACAGAGAGACTCATTGTGG ACTACTCCTGTGCTCTTCAGCGGGACATTCTCCTGCAGGGACGACTCTACCTCTCTGAGAACTGGATCTGTTTCTATAGCAACATCTTCCGCTGGGAAACGCTG ctGACGGTGCGGCTAAAGGACATCTGCTCAATGACAAAGGAGAAGACTGCCCGGCTCATTCCCAATGCCATCCAGGTCTGCACGGACACTGAGAAG CACTTCTTCACCTCGTTCGGAGCCAGGGACAGGACGTACATGATGATGTTCAGACTGTGGCAGAATGCGCTGCTCGACAAG CCTCTGTGCCCCAAAGAGCTCTGGCACTTTGTTCATCAGTGCTATGGCAACGAGCTCGGCCTGACCAGTGACGACGAGGACTACGTTCCTCCCGATGACGACTTTAACACCATGGG GTTCAGTGAGGAGATTCCCAATGAAGAGAACGAGATCAACAATGACAACTTGTCCAAGAACAACGTAGAAGCCAAGCCTGAAGGGAGCCCTCCTCCTGTACAAAAGAAGCTCATCCCCAACAGCACCATCCCCACCCCTGGCAACCACGATACCATCACA TTTGACCTCCCAGCTGAGGAATATGCAGACTGCCTGCCAGATGGTGATCTGCTGGCTGTCCCTCTGGTGGTGGAGGAGAAGAATGAAACCAGTGGGCCTGCTGGTCCTGTCCCATCACCATCACTGGACTTCAATGACAATGAAGACATCCCCACTGAGCTCAGTGATTCTTCAGAAACACACGACGAGG GAGAAGTACAAGCCTTCCACGAGGATCTCAATGGCAGGCAGCATATCAATGAGATCTACAAGTTCAGTGTGGACAAGCTGTATGACATACTTTTCACAGAGTCTCAGTTCATGAGTGACTTCATGGAGCAGAGGCGATTCTCAG ATATAGTGTACCATCCGTGGAAGAAGGAGGAAGATGGGAACCAGACCAGAGAAATCATGTACACCATCTCTCTGTCCAACCCCCTGGCTCCTAAAACAGCCACAGTCACTGAGACACAG ACTCTGTACAAAGCCAGTCAGGAGAGTGAGTGTTACATCATTGATGCTGAGGTCATCACACACGACGTCCCCTATCATGACTACTTCTACACTCTCAACCGCTACATGCTCACGAGGGTGGCCAAGAACAAGTGTCGGTTACG GATATCAACAGAGCTGCGTTACAGGAAACAGCCATGGGGGCTGGTAAAAGGCTTCATAGAGAAGAACTTCTGGAGTGGGCTTGAAGAAAACTTCCGCCATCTTG agTTGGAGCTGTCCAAACTGGAGGAGATACTCCTGGAGACCCACCAGCTGTCTCCAAAGGCAAAAGTGGTGAAGAACTCCACAGTGAGGCGCAAGAAGAGGCCGCTTCCCCACATGCGCAGCCAGCATCTGGATGAGGCCCTCAGCCCCGTTACCACGCCGACAGATGAGGAAGTGATCCAGAGGATCAAACACGTGGCCGGCTCCACGCAAACGAGACACCAGAGTCCAGAACACCTGCCCGGAGGCTTCGCTCTGTACAGCGTTTCCAAACTGCTGCTCATCATCAGCTTTGT GATCTGTCTCAG CCTGGTCCTGCTTGTGTTCCTCAACATGATGCTTTTCTACAAACTGTGGATGCTGGAGTACTCTGCGCAGTCCTTAACAACCTGGCAAGGTCTGCGGTTTCATGAAAG TAAACTGCCTCAGACGCAGATGGAATGGGCCCAACTCCTGGAGGCACAGCAGCGGTACCACGATGCTGAGCTGCAAAAGTGGAGGGAGATTATCAAGTCATCcgtggtgctgctggaccag ATGAAAGACTCTTTATTGAACCTCCAGAGAGGCATTGGTTTAAGGGACTACACCTCTGAGACTGAGGAGAAGCGGAGTCGCTATCACTGA